From the Brassica napus cultivar Da-Ae chromosome A8, Da-Ae, whole genome shotgun sequence genome, one window contains:
- the LOC106360102 gene encoding pre-mRNA-splicing factor ATP-dependent RNA helicase DEAH10-like, with protein sequence MRDILGIQNHGGMGTYLGLPENLGGSKVQALQALVDPQDVKIIESIRLSRYQLEDKDGWHFTTNGKYTVKSGYQSMAQGELKSSVLNRKRNPKSPVASRSSKKQKIAEHRKSLPIASEEERLIEAVQKNDILIIVGETGSGKTTQLPQFLFNAGFCREGKMVGITQPRRIAALTIAKRVAEECDVPLGQKVGYSVRFDDTTSSSTRLKYMTDGFLLREALVDRLLSRYSVIIIDEAHERTVHTDVLLALLKKVQRERSEIGGVLRGCQGRKVSPLKLIIMSASLDARVFCDYYGGAKDFRVEGRQFDVDMFYTVHPETDYVDAALNTIFQIHSEEEEGDILVFLTGQEEIESVERLVQEKLQHLPEDERKLLPLAIFSALPSEQQMRVFAPAPIGFRKVVLATNIAETSITIPGIRYVVDSGVVKARTYDPNKGMETLDVVPVSKAQAIQRSGRAGRDGYGKSFHLYPERDFWKLEDSTKPEIKRCNLSNVILQLKALGIDDILGFDFIDKPSRSAIVKALAELHLLGALTDDCKLAKPAGEQMARLPLEPVYSRALILANQFNCLEEMLIIVAMLSVESIFYDPRQKREERTSRNHFVSVEGDHLTYLSVYRELDEFLEERKAEKSEAKVEKIMRKWCKVNFVNSRSLKHARDIYRQIRGNVEQMGFNVSSCGNDMLEYRRCIAASFFLKAAQRQMDGTYRALESGEIVHIHPSSVLFRSKPECVIFDELMQTSQKYINNLTRIDPLWLAELAPHHYKTEE encoded by the exons TCAATGGCGCAAGGAGAACTCAAGAGCTCTGTGCTAAACAGGAAACGAAACCCTAAATCACCCGTTGCTTCTCGCTCAAG caagaagcagaagataGCAGAACATAGAAAGTCTCTTCCTATAGCTTCAG aGGAGGAACGTCTTATTGAGGCGGTTCAAAAGAATGATATTCTGATTATTGTTGGTGAAACCGGTAGTGGGAAGACTACTC AGCTGCCTCAGTTCCTGTTCAATGCTGGTTTCTGTCGGGAAGGAAAGATGGTAGGGATAACACAGCCGAGGCGTATCGCTGCCCTGACCATTGCCAAAAGGGTAGCTGAGGAGTGTGATGTTCCGCTAGGACAAAAGGTTGGCTACTCCGTTAGGTTTGACGATACTACTTCTAGCTCCACGAGGTTAAAATACATGACTGATGGTTTCTTGCTGag agaGGCGTTGGTGGATCGGCTTCTTTCTAGATATTCAGTCATTATTATCGATGAAGCTCACGAGAGGACTGTTCATACTGATGTTCTCCTGGCCTTGCTTAAAAAGGTGCAACGGGAGAGAAGTGAGATTGGTGGTGTGTTGAGAGGCTGTCAAGGCAGAAAAGTATCTCCGTTAAAGCTGATAATCATGTCCGCGAGTTTGGACGCACGTGTTTTCTGTGACTACTACGGCGGTGCCAAAGATTTTCGTGTGGAAGGGAGACAGTTTGATGTGGACATGTTTTACACTGTTCATCCCGAGACTGATTATGTAGATGCAGCTTTGAATACTATATTTCAG attcATTCGGAGGAGGAAGAAGGTGATATACTTGTTTTCCTCACTGGACAAGAGGAGATTGAATCTGTTGAGAGACTAGTCCAAGAAAAACTTCAGCATTTACCTGAAGACGAGAGGAAGCTGCTGCCACTTGCTATCTTTTCTGCTCTTCCATCAGAGCAGCAGATGAGAGTTTTCGCCCCTGCGCCTATTGGTTTCCGTAAG GTGGTTTTGGCCACAAATATAGCGGAGACATCGATTACAATTCCTGGAATAAGATATGTGGTAGACTCTGGGGTTGTTAAGGCACGAACCTATGATCCGAACAAAGGAATGGAGACGCTTGATGTTGTTCCAGTATCAAAAGCACAGGCCATTCAACGAAG TGGGCGCGCAGGACGTGACGGTTATGGGAAAAGTTTCCATCTTTATCCTGAGAGGGATTTTTGGAAACTGGAGGATTCAACCAAACCAGAGATCAAGAGATGCAATCTCTCTAATGTCATTTTGCAGCTCAAGGCTCTGGGGATTGATGATATTCTTGGATTTGATTTTATTGATAAACCTTCAAG gagCGCCATTGTAAAAGCATTGGCGGAGTTGCACTTGCTTGGTGCCTTGACTGATGATTGCAAACTAGCAAAACCCGCTGGGGAACAAATGGCACGGCTCCCACTAGAGCCTGTTTACTCCAGAGCTCTGATTTTAGCCAATCAGTTCAATTGTCTTGAGGAAATGTTAATCATTGTTGCAATGCTTTCTGTGGAATCCATATTTTATGATCCTCgtcagaagagagaagagag AACTTCAAGAAACCACTTTGTTAGCGTTGAAGGGGATCATCTAACTTATCTCAGTGTCTATCGAGAGTTGGATGAGTTCTTGGAGGAGAGAAAGGCGGAAAAAAGTGAAGCGAAAGTTGAGAAAATTATGAGAAAGTGGTGTAAGGTCAACTTCGTGAATAGTCGTTCCTTGAAACATGCTCGTGACATTTATAG ACAAATTCGTGGAAACGTTGAACAGATGGGTTTTAATGTGTCTTCATGCGGAAACGACATGCTTGAGTACCGTAGATGTATTGCTGCGTCGTTTTTCCTTAAAGCAGCACAGAGACAGATGGATGGTACATACAGGGCTTTGGAAAGTGGTGAGATTGTGCACATCCACCCAAGTTCTGTTTTATTCCGTTCCAAACCTGAGTGTGTTATCTTCGACGAGCTTATGCAAACCAGCCAGAAGTACATCAACAACCTGACAAGAATTGATCCTTTATGGTTGGCTGAGTTGGCTCCTCATCATTACAAAACAGAAGAGTGA
- the LOC125577132 gene encoding putative methylesterase 13, chloroplastic, whose protein sequence is MGNSFTCISHEEEQRPKKSSAGRGKGGGSNTRKYMRRLSLSCSGSSSTSSSRKGVIKPKKKIRERHHQDHHGHDKNSHIIQEQTLAATNLLFNQTPRNSNYVVPPNFRQSTSSSGGSGPVSAVQSPKKSTCGFVRTSSSRRKSSVNPVIKPNQVPDKELKKVEVSETKRFVLVHGGGFGAWCWYRTITLLEKHGFQVDAVDLTGSGISSTDTNTITSLAHYSKPLLHFLESLKPNEKVILVGHDFGGACMSYAMEIFPTKISKAVYISAVMLANGQSTLDLFNQPLGSNDLIQQAHIFLYANGKKNPPTAVDYDRSLLRDFIFHKSPPKDLALSSVSIRPFPFAPVVEKLHVSEKNYGSTRRFYITTMEDCAIPVPLQEAMIKLNPPEQVFQLKGADHAPFFSRPQSLNRILVEIAKLPFKKSS, encoded by the exons atggGGAACTCGTTCACATGCATCTCACACGAGGAAGAACAACGTCCCAAAAAATCCTCGGCCGGCCGTGGCAAAGGAGGAGGAAGTAATACCAGAAAATACATGCGTCGCCTATCGCTCTCCTGCTCCGGCTCATCCTCCACTTCGTCTTCCAGGAAAGGTGTAATCAAACCAAAAAAGAAGATAAGAGAGAGACATCATCAAGATCATCATGGACACGATAAAAACTCTCATATTATTCAGGAGCAAACTTTGGCAGCCACTAATCTCCTCTTCAACCAAACCCCTCGTAACAGCAACTATGTTGTTCCTCCTAATTTCAGACAGTCCACCAGTTCAAGCGGCGGCTCAGGACCTGTCTCAGCCGTCCAGAGTCCCAAGAAATCGACTTGTGGATTCGTAAGAACCTCTAGCTCTAGGCGAAAGTCTAGTGTCAATCCAGTGATCAAGCCTAACCAGGTCCCAGACAAG GAGCTGAAGAAGGTGGAAGTTTCAGAGACGAAGAGGTTTGTGCTAGTTCATGGTGGAGGATTTGGGGCTTGGTGTTGGTACAGAACCATAACTCTCTTAGAGAAACATGGTTTCCAAGTAGATGCTGTTGACTTGACCGGTTCAGGTATTAGCTCTACTGACACCAATACCATCACAAGCCTCGCTCATTACTCCAAGCCTCTCCTCCACTTTCTGGAATCCCTCAAACCCAACGAGAAG GTAATTTTGGTGGGGCATGATTTTGGAGGGGCTTGTATGTCTTATGCGATGGAAATATTTCCTACTAAAATCTCCAAAGCTGTTTATATCTCTGCTGTTATGTTGGCCAATGGTCAAAGCACTCTCGATCTTTTTAATCAACCG CTGGGATCAAATGATCTGATACAACAAGCTCATATATTTCTGTACGCCAACGGCAAAAAGAACCCTCCAACTGCCGTTGACTACGACAGATCTTTGCTTAGAGATTTTATCTTTCATAAGAGCCCACCAAAG GACCTCGCATTGTCATCGGTATCCATTAGACCGTTTCCGTTCGCGCCGGTTGTTGAAAAACTTCACGTGTCGGAGAAAAACTACGGCTCTACTCGACGGTTCTACATAACAACCATGGAGGATTGTGCAATACCAGTTCCTCTTCAGGAGGCGATGATCAAATTGAACCCACCTGAACAAGTTTTCCAGCTCAAAGGAGCCGATCATGCACCGTTCTTTTCTCGGCCTCAGTCCTTGAACCGAATCCTCGTCGAGATAGCTAAACTACCGTTTAAAAAATCATCGTGA
- the LOC106359222 gene encoding transcription factor CAULIFLOWER isoform X2 translates to MGRGRVEMKRIENKINRQVTFSKRRAGLLKKAHEISILCDAEVSLIVFSHKGKLFEYSSESCMEKVLERYERYSYAEKQLKAPDSHVNAQTNWSMEYSRLKAKIELLERNQRHYLGEDLESISIKELQNLEQQLDTSLKHIRSRKNQLMHESLNHLQRKEKEILEENSMLTKQIKERESILRTHQNQSEQQNRSHHVAPQPQPQLNPYMISHQASPFLNMG, encoded by the exons ATGGGAAGGGGTAGGGTTGAAATGAAAAGGATAGAGAACAAGATCAATAGACAAGTGACATTTTCGAAAAGAAGAGCTGGTCTTTTGAAGAAAGCCCATGAGATCTCGATTCTTTGTGATGCTGAGGTTTCCCTTATTGTCTTCTCCCATAAGGGGAAACTGTTCGAGTACTCGTCTGAATCTTG CATGGAGAAGGTACTAGAACGCTACGAGAGGTACTCTTACGCCGAGAAACAGCTAAAAGCTCCAGACTCCCACGTCAAT GCACAAACGAACTGGTCAATGGAATATAGCAGGCTTAAGGCTAAGATTGAGCTTTTGGAGAGGAACCAAAG GCATTATCTGGGAGAAGATTTAGAATCAATCAGCATAAAGGAGCTACAGAATCTGGAGCAGCAGCTTGACACTTCTCTTAAACATATTCGCTCCAGAAAA AATCAACTAATGCACGAGTCCCTCAACCACCTCCAAAGAAAG GAGAAAGAAATACTTGAGGAAAACAGCATGCTTACCAAACAG ATAAAGGAGAGGGAGAGTATCCTAAGGACACATCAAAACCAATCAGAGCAGCAAAACCGCAGCCACCATGTAGCTCCTCAGCCGCAGCCGCAGTTAAATCCTTACATGATCTCTCATCAGGCATCTCCTTTCCTAAATATGGGGTAA
- the LOC106359222 gene encoding transcription factor CAULIFLOWER isoform X1 — MGRGRVEMKRIENKINRQVTFSKRRAGLLKKAHEISILCDAEVSLIVFSHKGKLFEYSSESCMEKVLERYERYSYAEKQLKAPDSHVNAQTNWSMEYSRLKAKIELLERNQRHYLGEDLESISIKELQNLEQQLDTSLKHIRSRKNQLMHESLNHLQRKEKEILEENSMLTKQIKERESILRTHQNQSEQQNRSHHVAPQPQPQLNPYMISHQASPFLNMGGMYQGEDPTAVRRNRLDLTLEPIYNCNLGYFAA; from the exons ATGGGAAGGGGTAGGGTTGAAATGAAAAGGATAGAGAACAAGATCAATAGACAAGTGACATTTTCGAAAAGAAGAGCTGGTCTTTTGAAGAAAGCCCATGAGATCTCGATTCTTTGTGATGCTGAGGTTTCCCTTATTGTCTTCTCCCATAAGGGGAAACTGTTCGAGTACTCGTCTGAATCTTG CATGGAGAAGGTACTAGAACGCTACGAGAGGTACTCTTACGCCGAGAAACAGCTAAAAGCTCCAGACTCCCACGTCAAT GCACAAACGAACTGGTCAATGGAATATAGCAGGCTTAAGGCTAAGATTGAGCTTTTGGAGAGGAACCAAAG GCATTATCTGGGAGAAGATTTAGAATCAATCAGCATAAAGGAGCTACAGAATCTGGAGCAGCAGCTTGACACTTCTCTTAAACATATTCGCTCCAGAAAA AATCAACTAATGCACGAGTCCCTCAACCACCTCCAAAGAAAG GAGAAAGAAATACTTGAGGAAAACAGCATGCTTACCAAACAG ATAAAGGAGAGGGAGAGTATCCTAAGGACACATCAAAACCAATCAGAGCAGCAAAACCGCAGCCACCATGTAGCTCCTCAGCCGCAGCCGCAGTTAAATCCTTACATGATCTCTCATCAGGCATCTCCTTTCCTAAATATGGG TGGCATGTACCAAGGAGAAGATCCAACGGCGGTGAGGAGGAACCGTCTCGATCTGACTCTTGAACCCATTTACAACTGCAACCTTGGTTACTTTGCCGCATGA